From the genome of Amblyraja radiata isolate CabotCenter1 chromosome 31, sAmbRad1.1.pri, whole genome shotgun sequence:
tattattattattacattgccgactggttagcacgcaacaaactaaTCTATTTGCATTTGCTAATAAACTGAGATTAGGGCAGCAAATGCATTAGACGTTTCTTCCACAGTGACTCTCTCTTGGTGATAATACGGTCGAAGTTTCCAGGCTATGGCTGCAGCTATAAACAATGTTTTGCAGTTCAGCGTACAGCTGCTGTCGGGTGTTCCATCACCCAATGTACAGCTGCTGTCGGGTGTTCCATCACCCAATGTTGAATCAGTCACATTTAGATATGGATGATctccctaaaatagacacaaaatgctggagcaactcagcggggcaggcagcatctctggagagaaggaatgggtgacattttgggttgagacccttcctcagactgatgtcaggggagtgggtggtacatatatacggaagtgtatagataaggaattaGAAGGTGCGAAAACagtcaaagggaatggagatcaaggaacatgtagaatagatcattgttagttaccTAGTTGGCTTGGTCTCCAGGCCCACCAGGGTGTGAAGTGGCTTGAACATCAGCAAGTCCACCACAGATTAGTGAggagccttatgggcctgtcccactaggcgttTTTTTTAGgccactacaggcgactagtttgtcaccacatgtttgccggtggtcgccgggagtcgtctcctcagtcgcacaaaaagtcgtagcgtctttctggtcgccgctaaattttcaacatgttaaaatatTTTCGGAGACAGTGAGTTTGACGCCAAGGAGCGTAGCTTGacataggtgctgttgtaggttgtcgccagggtgacgaaggttgtcgccagggtgacgaaggttgtcgccggtttttcggcgacctgctacgactatgacagtcgcctaaaaaatcgccgggtgggacaggcccattaggttgACCTGTCCCTGAAACCTCTGACAGCCAGATGGGGCCTGCCTTGCTTCTGCCAGCTGTCAAATGCCACTAAATATTTTTGAATATggagaaattatttaaaaaatgttgtaaaataataattaaatgaaACAATTTAAATGTAACATTCAATATATGATCGACTATAAACCTGTAAGATGTAAATCAAAATGGAAATAATTTCAAGGAAATTTGATTTCTTCACCACACAGACCTTCCACCTGTCAGTGAGGTGCTGACAACGGACCGGTTCTGACCCGGTGCAGAATCCAAGGGCTGTTATATTTTTTCCGCAAGTGTTGGATTATGTGGATGTTGTGAACTCGCCTCCACTCACACTGCTCCTTTCAGGACTGCCATTTGACCAGCATGCTGTCGTCCATTTTGATAATATTTTTAGCAGCATTGGCACCAGATGCTGAGTCAGTCACCACACATAACAGAGCTTGTTTGCTACAGCTTGTATTTGATCAGTGAGTCATAACAACTACCGTCTTGGATGTCCATTGGGAACAACTCTGATAACAGTTCAGATTATTTTGGATGAATGCATTTCCAATTACAAGTGGCACAGCATGCTGTCGTCCATTTTGATAATATTTTTTTGAGAGGCAGCTgatcgagttgctgcctctcagttcgatcctgtcctcgggtgctgcctgtgtggaggctGCACATTCTCGCTCTGACTGTGGGGTTTTCCCCTGTGCTCCTGCATCCTCttgtatcccaaagacgtgcaaactGAAATGAATTGGCCACTGTCAATTACCGAGTGTGTCAGTGAGAGGTAGAAGATAATGATGGAAAATATCATCGGATTAGTGCAAATGATTACTTGATGATTGGTGCAGAATTGGTCATCTGAAGGCCTGATTCTCTGCTGTATAACTAACTCCatgtaacatgcagtagtgtttaaTTAGTCTATTAATTGGGTAAGAGTGGGAAAAGGACGCTGGTGTTTTTTCAGGGTTCTGCCAAATGCAGTTATGGCCATTGGGCCACAGGATACATTGTACAGGCACCCTGCACTGGAAGAAGTTCAAGGTGATGAAAACAATCCAGtcagactcatgactattccttctgTATATTTAATGTGAGGAATTCCCGCACAGATTATACATGGCTGAAATGAAGGGCTAAAGTGGGAATGGGGAGGACAAAGAGAAGCAAATCAATCTGCCAGCTCCATCTGGAACAATATCTGGTGTTGTccttgtggtgtttgcatgttcctcctgtgacagagtgggttttctctgggtgtttcagtttcctcccacatccccaagacatgTAGGTTGAtcagttcattggcctctgtaaattacaccAATTAATGGTAAGGTGGTAGAATCACCCACACATATACTAGAACTAGAATCACACAGAATTTTTATTCTGGGGCAGAATAAGATCTCTTTGGGGAGGGTGGGTCTTTGAAGGCGTGCGGTGGGCAGAtggaccagtttctgtgctgcatctctccgTGACTACATGTCAATTCTTCTATGTTTTGCAGGTCCTGCCACTCTGTGATTCATTCTAATGACCCTCCACTGTAACTTCAGCATCTCGAATCGATGTAGTAAGTCTCCTGTTTAGTTTTGAATGTTCTTTTCTTCAATTTCATGCTCTGTGCCAGCACTTGCAGTTAGAACTCTGCTGGTCCAAGCCTTGcactagtgtggaaacaggcatctGTTGCCCTGAACAGTCCTTGTCTGCTTTTGCATTTAGATGCAAGAACTTAAGCACcaataggccactcggcccctctagCCTCGCCATTTAAAAGGTCTGATTTGCCACAaagctagagagtggtcctgacctactatcgacctcattggagaacctcaaactatctttaatgggacgttactggactttatcttgcaccaaacgttgttccctttatcccgtgtctgtacactttggacggcttgattgtaatcgtgtatagtctttccactaagTGGATGGCACGCATCCAAAAAACgtgtccctgtacctcggtacacgtgacaataaactaaactttaaaaaaaacaaaaaaactgcttCTGTGTTGGTTCCCCATGGTCCTGAATTCCCTGTTCTTGTAAATAAATTCTCTGCTCTCTCCCAGTGACCCAGCTTCTACAAGCCTTTGGGGAAGGGAATTCCAgagagtcacccccccccccctgctttgtacctcagttttaaatgactgctCTCTAATCTTTCAACATTATCCCTTCATTCAAGTTTACCCCACCAGTCAAAATATCTCAAAATCTACCCTGTCCTGGCCGCTAAGGATGTTGTGTTCGAAAATTGACATAAATTATTTCGTTACGCGATGGCAGAGGAATCTTGCCCTCCCCTGCCCTCTAATTAAATCTCCTACAGCACCATGGTAACTAATTACCCAATTATCAGACCTGGGTAGTCGCCCAATGGCCTAGATCAGAGGTCtgatggagggtctcgacccgaaacgtcacctattccttttctccaggactgctgcctgaccagctgagtcactccagcattttgtgtctatcttcggtataaatcagcatctgcaattcctccttATGCATACCCAGTTGTCACATTGTTTTATCTAGAATGTTGCTTTGGCAATTTCTCTGCTATTTGTCTTATCAGTGCCACACTCATTGGTTGGGGAGCACTTTAAATTGTCCTGAGTCAATATTGGGAGCCACCTATTTGATTTGTAACTAACAAATATTTACAATTTGCACCACCCAGCTACACTTTTTTTAATCAGCTTTTATAAATGTTGGTTATAATGATGTAGTTCAAATCTCCAATCGTGAAAACTAATATTCAAGGAAATTAAAATTCAATGGAAAAAATTAAAAGAATACTGGACAAACATAGCGGGTTACGCAATATCCATGGAGGCAAAAGATGGATGTCAGTGTTTCAAGTTGAGATGCTGTATCCATCCAGACTtcagttttttgtttttattttcgaCTCCTAGTatctacattttaaaataatgttcACAACTGCAGCTGATACTTCTCTTCCTCCCATCTCAGATGTGAATGGTATAAACAATGGGATTATTATTATCCCAGTCATCCTTGGCATCTCCTCTGTGGTTCTGATCACGATAATCATATGGAAGACCTGTAAAATGAAGCAACAGAGGGAGCGTGCACCAGTTATCCTCCTGCAAGGTGTGTGGAACTATTCCTTTGTGATAAATTAAATGATGTGAATAAATATTATCACTTCTGAGGTCCTATTAGTGCATCGATCTATTCTCAGTAGTATTCAAGGCAATGCCCTTAAATAAAGCACATTCCCTTAAAGGCTAgatcggataggtttagaggagtaCTAGAccgagtgggacccgttgggtccctgtcacatgggaggcctggtcccccaacgcaaccatttccccaacgcaatattccaccactcacccatagcccccccaCTGTGCTGGGGCGGttcatttccccttatccccagcattccctccccctcttttgcctccctgtttttaaactttaaaaaaaagtgcaattgCACACCGCCTGGACTTTAAAAAAAGAACCCAATTGCACTTTCCCTGCCTccccccgcgccccccccccccccccccccactcatcttAGACTTTAAAAACGTGCTCTTTAAAAACTCAGTGTTCTGTGATTGCAACATTGCTGCGGGCAGGGCTAGCAAGGATTTGGATTTTTGACACTGAGAAGATGTAAAAAGTCTAAATCttaaagttttaaatgtgaataacttgtaaaatataccatcaatctgatcaGTAGTGGGAAGATGACGGTGCTGGGCTGATCAGTACTCTTATTCTGACAGTCGCAAATCATTTTCTCTGTTTCTTGTCTATTTCATGTTTGCATTGTTGGACGTTAAAATATTCTAAACCCTTGTCCCAGTCCTATGATTTTTCTCTAGATATTACTATGTAATTCACACTATgatgtccattccctgcattttttCCACTACATATAATGACGTGTGGTTTGTGGACCAATTGGTCAGAATATTGGCCAAAAGAGCTGCACAgcagtagacctgctgccttataacgccagagaccgggtttcgatcctgactaggggtgctgtctgtacggagtttgtacgtgctccttgtgactgtgggttttctccgggtgctccaatttcctcccacactccaaagacgtactggtttgtaggttatttggcttgggtaaaattgtatacagtaggatagtgctagtgtacggggcgatcgctggtctttgctgacttgatgggccgaagggtctttttccgcgttgtacctctaaactgCACAGATCACATCCCATAAATGTTGGTTTTTAACTTGATTCTATCTCTAGACAAATCTGAGCCTGTCCGTCAGCTGGAGATTGAAAATGGATCGTTGTCGACGGCAACTGAACGGATGCTGGCAACTAAAGACCCCTCTCTGAAGCAGTGGGAAATTTCCCCCGAACACATAGTTGGTAATTTGGAATATATGCAGAGTGGGAGTTATGGCCCAATGTATATGGCCAACATCCTCTCTCTGGATGGGTCTGGAGAAGTCAAAGCTGTGTTCAAGTCTCTTCATGGTAAGTAAAGAATATCCCTTCACATTTTGTGTTTCTTTCTCTTCCCTTTGTGGTAACTTATCTCAGTTGTGTTCAAGTGTAGGGTTGGCTGTAGAAGTCTACTTTCTATAATTTTATGAATGCCgttttaaatatattcactgtgTTTTGTCAATTGAGACGTGTGATCATGATTACCCTATTCAGAGCTCAACATCTGGCACCCAGTTGGTATCTCAGTTACTGCACTTAAACATCTGGAAGATTAAGGTTGGGTTCCATTCTTTCACATTTGGATGCTCACCCCAGTCCATTTCATGAGATTAAGCACCGgtctttgggggtggggggggggggggggggggggggggtggaagaaagaGAAAGATCCCATATAACTAAGCTGCATTGTAGTGCAGAATTTAGTGTAATGGCTACAGAGGTTAGGTTAAAAAGAAAAGTGCACGTGCCGGAACAAGGtatattggaagatcaggaatacatCCTTATGGGAGATCCAAACAAGAGTCTCATTCAagtggggaagaatctgttcttgaATTGATTGTGCATGGTTTATTTTGCCCAGGAAAAGGGGAGAAGAGTTAATGACCAGGGGGTGAGGAGTTGATTCTCTTGGCAGCATtcgcaaggcagcatgaagtatagatggactcaagggggtagggaggggggttgCGGCAGGTGGAGGCttcttggtttgtgtgatggactgggccgccCCGCGTCCACAGCTCTCTCTATTTTCTTGAGGCCTTGGGTTGAGCAGTTGCCATTCCAAGCTATGATGCATCGAGACTGGATCCAGATGCATCCAGATATGGTGCAGTTGCAGAAATTGATCAGGAGTATTGGAGACACGCTGGATTTCCTTAGCCttataaggaagtagaggtgttgatgtgctttcttgaccttATTGTCAATGTGGGTGGATCATGGCAAATTGTTGGTTTCTTTACACTCGTGAAGCTCTGGATGGTCTCCTCTTCAGCACCATTCATTCTGATTCCACCTTACTTCCCGAAGTCAATGTTCAGCTTTTTcattttgctgatgttgagggggAGGTTGTTGTCTGGAAACCAAGttactaaagatggacacaaaaatctggagtaactcagcggattagacagcttctctggagaacaggaataggtgacattttgggtcgagaagaagggtctcaacccgaaatgtcacgtaatccttttctccacagatgctgtatgacctgctgttaatccagcttttgtctgtcttcagtttaaaccagcatctgcagttccttcccaaccACGTTACTAAGCTGTCCTACCTGCACTCTGTTCGAGATCCAGCCCACTTCCGTGGTGTACTggagttggagcagaatttggctgcacagcCGTGAGTGTATGGGGAGCACAGTAGGAGCAGAGGCCACAGCTTTGTAGTGCACCAGTGGTGATAATATTCACGTCTGAATTTCCATTACCTCATTTTATCTGGGAGTGGTGGGTTGGAGATTTTGTGGttggtcttttttttaattttattttacaagtgtgtgttttgtttgtgATGCGGAAAGATTTCTGTATTTTCTTTTCTATGTCAAGCTTATCTTTTATTCCGACTGAGATGCCATCACATGTTTGGCCTCGTGGACCAGTTGCTATGAAGGAAAGCTGTCTGCCAGAGTGGCTCATTTGGAAGAGCGTGAAGGAATTGCACCTTATTCTAATTTCCGGTTGCTGCTAAAGATTCACTTTACAAGCGATAACATGTAATGTAACTCACTTGACATCAGCCAGTGAATGCATGAACGTTCTGGTGGTAATATCCTTTGTAACAGTGACTTCAAAtttaatttccccccccccccccatcctaacACTCTTGTGTGCATTGGTCCCAACATGGCAATACCTGGTCTCTTGCTAAAATTCTCATTCCCTCCAAGTCCATGCCTCTGCCTCTATCACCTCCCACAACCCCTCCAGAATCTTGCAGTTCTTCACTCTGCCCTTTTCTGCATTCTTGATTTTGTTTATAGCACAACTGGCAGCTTTGCCTTCatctaaaataaacacaaaatgctggagtaactcggtgggtcaggcaacatccctggagagaaggaatgggtgacgttttttgggtcgagtccctgctTCAGACTCAGACTGAATTGTGTAGATACAAAAAGATAGAATGGGAGGCTGAGAGGTCAATTAAATAATGTGAtaatagtggggaagaagctgtttctgaatctggcagTATGTACTTCCAAACATTGCGCTGCAGGCCTCGGCTCATCAAGTGCTCCCCAGATGCGTCTTGTGTTCTAATGGTTTTTTGCCTTAATCACCCTTGTACTGTGAATAACAACCGCTACAATCTCGTTGATTGTTTGGTGGGAAATAGATCCTTGGCTCATTCGTCACCATTTGTGCATTTTGATTtataattcattttttttcaagCTATAAGCAGTAGTTCAATAAATGACCATAGTAGACAATTGGTTGAAAAACAATTAAAAGCTGCTGTGAAAGGATTAAAAAATATAATAACATTAGCACAGTTTGTAGAGAGTATAAGGAGCTAAGCATTTCCAAAAGTTGTGGGTGAACAAACGGTTTGAGGGATTGCATGGAAAGAATATCCCCAATCAAATATTGTACAAAGTGCGGTGGTCTTGGTGGGCTGCGTGGCTCCTTTTTAGTTCCACATTTGGTCTATTCAGATGGCTGGTGGTGGAGATTGTTCTTCCTAGTCCCGTGTCTGTACTCCTGTGGCGCTGGGCTAAAAGCAGAGTTTTCAGCAGAGGGAGCTATAAGCACGTTTAATCCACAGATTACATTGGCTGCTTAGACAAACCCAACAGTGAGGTGTATAGGAAttgatttttaatttgttttgctGGTGCTGAACTTGACCCTTTTCCCATTCTATGAGCAGTTTGTCTTAACTGGGCATGAGTTTCCTGAATCACTGGTACTATTATAATgtgtaagagacatttggacaggtatatgtagaggtatgggccaaatgcacgtAGGCGGgagcagtgtagatggggcatctaggtcagcgtggacatgttgggccaaagggcgtgtttccgtgctatatgactctatctcGCTGGGATGTAGCACCAACAAGTGAAGCTCGAGTCGGTTGTGAAAGGTTGATGCTGTTCAGCAACAGGTGGGGAGAACAGTAAACCTTCACGCAACCTGCCTGGCCAACGGGAGTGTTTCTCCAGATCCCCATGGAAAGCCCAATCACTTGCACGAGACACTTTCGAATAGGGTTATGTGGTGGCTACAGAGGCAGTGACAGGAGGTGCTTCAGCAAGTATTTAATGGGATCTAGTAATTCAAAGGCATCCTCACGAAATTGACATTTACAAAGAACTCCTCGCCAAAAAGTTATTTTAACATCCGTCAAGGACACCTGCCGTGGGAACATAATGTAACCTCTCCAAATAATTCTAGTAGCGTGTTGGAATTTTGATGAGCTTTTCTATTCAAATTCCAAGTCTATCTGATATGGCCATGAACAATGAAGCatcgtagcaaaaggatttaggAACAATTTTCTTGATTTTTACAATTCGGTGCTTTTTGTTACATCAGACAACGCAAGTGCAAAGGAATTGAGTGACTACCTGGACCTGCTGAAGTTCCACACAAAGATCTGTAATCATGAATCCATTGTGAAGCTGCTGGGCTGTCAAACAGAGAGAATGCCCCTGTACTTGCTGTTGGAGTTCGTGAATGGGGGAAACCTATTGCACTCCTTGTGGAAATCTCGTGAGGTTTGCAgataatttattttatcttttttttttttttaggaagAAACACATTTTAAAAGTTTGCTTCACTCATTATGGGTGAGCCGAATTTGGTTTGTGTTATGTGATTATACTATAATTGTTGGAAAATTGCCAGCAGAAATATCCCAAACAATTTTGTTTTTTTGGGTAATGGTTAATGAATCCATGATTCCACCATTGTGCTGGGGTTGGCCATTGACTTCAATCTAAACCAGAACATCATGACGATTGAAGCAAATCAGGGGCATTAGGTCTTTTGGCTTCCCAAAGCTGTCCACCTCTACCACGGCACAAATCAAGTGTGAGGCGGAATGACTTTCATTCACTGGATGGGTTCGGCACcaacaacaatagacaataggtgtaggagtaggccattcggccctttgagccagcgccgccattcaatatgataatgggtgGTCATCCACAACACATCATTCTGCATCAGTTTCTGCATTCGAAACTGCACCCCGCCCACCACCCTAACTATCCCTTCCTTCCACTGCATACTGTGGCTGAAGTCTGCACCCACCGCAGTGATTTTCTGTAACTCGCTCAACTACAGTTCCCAAAGCAGAGACTACCACAACGCGTCCCCAATATATTGCTGATCCTCCATCAGCCCTTATGGCTCTGTCAGCTTGTACCAAGTGACCTAGCCCAATCCCAGAGTCCATCTTAATGTGCAGACAGGAACCGCAAAATATTAGTGGTCAGTGAATTGTGTCAGAATTTATCTGCTGTACcctatttattattttaaaatattatttattttctctccCCATGTGTAGACAGAAGCTCAAGCTGGAGGAGGAGAACTTAAACTCACTGAGAGAGATGTATATAGCATTGCAAAGCAAGTAGCATGTGGACTGGTAAGTTTAACCTGTACTTGTCAGAACAATTTCTACCGAAACTAGCTAAATATTATAGTTACTCAATACAAAAAGTATTGGGACAGCAGAGAGTATCTGGGTAACAAAGAATCCGACGCCCTTTTGTCTACTTTTCACATTTTGTCTTTGTCACTTAAcggcctggcccacttgggcgtcatttgcgcgtcatttacacgacatcctaaaaattggtcggcGCGTCGTGACTCGTGGTGAGGCGTGTTGGCTTATGCAGTGACAGACGGTAAcccgcggtgccccaggattttggaatgctcaaaatcctcgcgcgccacctgcgtgccgTATCCCTTGCGCACACTGACGTACTGCTGgcgtacgctgacgtactgacggcgtacgtggagcgcgtggtgacgcacgaacattgcctatgctcatttattatgcgtcaccgtgcgtcagcGTCCGTAACCACCCGTCGCCCGTACGCCGTCGGCGCGCCATTTGTGCTTCATTTGAGCATCGCACCACGTGACCACACGGGTATAAAGCAAGCGTAGTTTTTAaaatttttcactgggaaaatccttgccacggagattggACTAAGTTCAAACGACATCGCAAattgctcccaaaagaagcagggccctcgaGCACGGTGCACGACTGTCATACTGCCAGACGAAATTCGTGTGACAGTCActaccagcctgtcgcgtaaatgacgcacaaatgacgcccaagtggacaggtcctttactccacccatctgccgttcacccccccccccgcacctttCACCTATATCCAGGTATCCCGTGCCAGCctttgcccaacccccacctctcttttcctgctattccctccctttctccacagagtctgaagaagggtcctgacctgaagcgtCGTCTGCccattcattccacagatgctgtctgaccgctgagttcctccaccactttgttttgTGTTGAGTCTAACCTGCAGAGACTGTTGGGAGTTAGTCCCTACAGGAGTGTTGGGGAATTGCAGTTTAGTGTTCACTTGTGTACACAGAGCATAGTTGTCAAAACTACAAGTAGCTGGCCACCATCTCTGGGACTTCATTGGCTCAGATTTTTCTGTTAACTTTGAAGTTTTTAATTTTATCAGATGAATGTaactttgtaagttaattggcttcagtaaaattgtaaatgtataggatagtgttagtgcacggggtgaccGATGgttggctgaaggtcctgttttcacagctgtatctctaatgtctaaagtcaaTGAACCACTGAAGTCGAGCTCTTTGGTTGGACACAGTTTTAGAGATTACTTGCCGTATACTTGGATTGGACAGCAATTCCCAGTCAAATCAAGGGCACTATGTCCTCAAGAATACTTTATTTAGTCTAGGGCTTAATCATAGAAATATTGCTGAAATGGAAAACAGTATTTTCTGTAGAATTGGCCCATTTGCACATTGGAGTTGCTATGCCCTTATCAGAAGAGTTAAGAACTTTTCCCACCAATTCATGCACTGCTGCTCCTTAATTCTTAATGCATCTTACCCTATCTatgtgtgcaagtcttgttcgggGAACCCTGTCTTTTCATTTACCTCTTCTGTAAGTGACTGCTGTAATTCCAGGTCACCGATCCACTGATCCACAATGTGAAGTTTTACTTTGAAGGCTTTGAACAAGGATTCTTAATTATTTTCTTAATCATATTGTTATTCCTGTGTTTATGTGAGTTGAGGATTCATTCAGAATTCTGTAATGTAATTTTGCTTTAATCCTTCACCTTTAGCAAGCTTTCTCTGTGACATCTTTGGCTCAAGGAGAAAATCCCAGCTTGCCCATTCAAATCTTGTGGCCAAAATCTCC
Proteins encoded in this window:
- the styk1 gene encoding tyrosine-protein kinase STYK1; amino-acid sequence: MTLHCNFSISNRCNVNGINNGIIIIPVILGISSVVLITIIIWKTCKMKQQRERAPVILLQDKSEPVRQLEIENGSLSTATERMLATKDPSLKQWEISPEHIVGNLEYMQSGSYGPMYMANILSLDGSGEVKAVFKSLHDNASAKELSDYLDLLKFHTKICNHESIVKLLGCQTERMPLYLLLEFVNGGNLLHSLWKSRETEAQAGGGELKLTERDVYSIAKQVACGLEYLTTKHHLIHGDVAARNLLIHDNLTVKLTGLSLAFDVYKTRTLSSHKAAQVPIKWLAPERIMKLPITEKSDTWSFGILAYEIITLGSPPYPELQPLEVFPKLQRNYRMSKPSNSSNALYDLMKHCWQWKAYDRPSWSELINKLNSWMNTADKVELLKVADDLDLDQYKQAAGVF